Proteins found in one Penaeus vannamei isolate JL-2024 chromosome 29, ASM4276789v1, whole genome shotgun sequence genomic segment:
- the LOC113810254 gene encoding uncharacterized protein, protein MALVGHLKHLSSWRNGLNEKHDGGIKKCFILAIVLVALSFPCYWHLGIGSSGGGDLVVVDGGAAGAARGGEAAAWRSSSCPAPELDLDRRRSLAAALREVEREVAEVAGTKAVVDSKWVLRLESLASQLDPQGALDKPRKAWDFSAWLPDTPRPNASAQGERHVCPEVYLGNKYDWPLYQHGMEQEECHDVPSFGSVLTAVLPAKSWPDDVLQLVLVQIRKLYEIPVVVLVQKGGATANVSQVSFVEMDSSLSDAENLNAAISKVTTPFVLLGESLAHFSNQSSLERLVRVLDDLDHVQVAGGAARDAQGHWSHGCLQQHMANYQAKYTMGYYHSKYECMYCDDLLTPFVTTTKLLRSLVFSAGLSGQALYRDWFAKVRGAGHLAVLCPDVMFFVSDHVNMTADDWLPVARRWALQKVQAFDGREHIFRCESVGISCKNPLGIIQSYLLPPCCVAEMEELIGYLVSYAEQNHLDYELHAGSVLGAIKLGQYLPWDFDTDIVVNCHQFNKWMQIDAYMKATGMKCRKRMVWKGYMNIICPHFFLEIICHKGINNSRIHLPAEYRDIPTQALYSGRWVNVRSNPGLYCRNAMGLEVLRHAAHWRTLKTSKEAKARGGYDDPGTWNKCKDPSHHSCLDKYPGDGNLPFTQPFLRP, encoded by the exons ATGGCTTTAGTGGGTCATTTGAAACATTTGAGCAGCTGGAGAAATGGAT TGAACGAGAAACACGACGGTGGCATTAAGAAGTGCTTCATCCTCGCGATAGTGTTGGTGGCACTCTCGTTCCCCTGTTACTGGCACTTGGGAATTGGCTCCAGCGGGGGTGGGGATTTGGTCGTCGTCGATG GCGGCGCAGCAGGGGCGGCGAGGGGCGGGGAGGCGGCGGCGTGGAGGTCGTCCTCGTGCCCGGCGCCGGAGCTCGACCTCGACCGGCGGCGGAGTCTCGCGGCGGCGCTCCGGGAGGTGGAGCGCGAGGTGGCAGAGGTCGCCG gCACCAAGGCAGTGGTGGACTCCAAGTGGGTTCTTCGCCTGGAGTCCCTCGCATCCCAGTTGGATCCCCAGGGGGCACTGGACAAACCCCGCAAGGCCTGGGACTTTTCTGCTTGGCTCCCCGACACGCCACGGCCGAATGCCAGTGCGCAGGGCGAGCGCCACGTGTGCCCGGAGGTGTATTTGGGCAACAAGTACGACTGGCCCCTTTACCAGCATGGGATGGAGCAGGAAGAGTGCCACGACGTCCCGTCCTTCGGCTCTGTCCTGACGGCGGTCCTCCCTGCGAAGTCTTGGCCAGACGATGTCCTCCAGTTGGTCCTTGTGCAGATCAGGAAGCTCTACGAGATCCCTGTGGTCGTTCTGGTGCAGAAAGGAGGCGCAACGGCCAACGTGAGCCAGGTGAGCTTCGTGGAGATGGACAGCAGCCTCTCTGATGCTGAGAATCTCAACGCCGCTATATCAAAGGTGACCACGCCCTTCGTGCTGCTGGGGGAGTCGCTGGCGCACTTCAGCAACCAGTCGTCGCTGGAGCGCCTCGTGCGGGTGCTGGACGACCTGGACCATGTGCAGGTGGCCGGGGGCGCTGCCAGGGACGCCCAAGGCCACTGGAGCCACGGCTGTCTGCAGCAGCACATGGCCAACTACCAGGCCAAGTACACAATGGGCTACTACCACTCCAAGTACGAGTGCATGTACTGCGAcgacctcctcacccccttcgtcACCACAACCAAGCTGCTTCGCTCACTCGTCTTCAGCGCCGGCCTCAGCGGACAGGCCCTGTACCGAGACTGGTTCGCCAAGGTGCGCGGCGCAGGCCACCTGGCCGTGCTCTGCCCCGACGTCATGTTCTTCGTCAGCGACCACGTCAACATGACGGCCGACGACTGGCTCCCCGTGGCCCGCCGCTGGGCCCTGCAGAAGGTGCAGGCTTTCGACGGCAGAGAGCACATCTTCAGATGTGAGTCGGTGGGCATCTCGTGCAAGAATCCTCTGGGCATCATCCAAAGCTATCTGTTGCCGCCGTGTTGCGTCGCAGAGATGGAGGAACTGATCGGGTATCTAGTCAGCTACGCGGAGCAAAATCACCTGGACTACGAACTGCACGCAGGCTCTGTCCTTGGGGCTATAAAGCTGGGCCAGTACCTTCCTTGGGACTTTGACACAGACATTGTTGTCAACTGTCATCAGTTCAACAAATGGATGCAGATTGATGCATACATGAAAGCTACAGGAATGAAGTGCAGAAAAAGAATGGTATGGAAAGgatatatgaatatcatttgtCCACACTTCTTTCTGGAAATTATCTGTCATAAAGGAATAAACAACAGTCGAATCCACCTTCCGGCCGAGTACAGAGACATCCCGACGCAGGCCTTGTACTCTGGCCGGTGGGTCAACGTCAGGAGCAACCCGGGACTCTACTGCAGGAACGCCATGGGTCTGGAGGTGCTCCGCCACGCGGCGCACTGGAGGACGCTCAAGACCTCGAAGGAGGCGAAGGCCAGGGGCGGCTACGACGACCCAGGAACTTGGAACAAGTGTAAGGACCCGAGCCATCATTCCTGTCTGGACAAATATCCTGGGGACGGAAACCTGCCCTTCACCCAGCCTTTCCTGCGCCCTTAG
- the LOC113810252 gene encoding antifreeze protein Maxi: protein MKITALVGILLLSGAVRGRPQQSASEDASTPRVKRGYTGGGGYGGGGHGGGGYGGGGGGGYVISSGGYGGGGHGTSAADVANQAAGQASAAVASQDGAAWAAANAASQQVAYQASSAAQTAQSAAAAKYQQAAQVTQAAQAAQSAAFSESAQAAKAAKAVQAAEAAKQWAVQQARNLAQAQAAAEAQAAQAAQTLHAAQAAYNNQATMAWQAQQAAHALAQQQSVALNDLDSAQAAAAQATSAAQKALARAKGTGHGGFGGGGGYGGGH, encoded by the exons ATGAAGATCACGGCTCTCGTTGGCATTCTTCTGCTTTCAG GCGCGGTCCGAGGTCGACCTCAGCAGAGCGCCTCGGAGGACGCGTCGACCCCAAGG GTCAAGAGAGGCTACACGGGCGGCGGCGGCTACGGCGGAGGAGGACACGGCGGCGGAGGctatggcggcggcggcggcggcggctacGTGATTTCGAGCGGCGGCTACGGCGGCGGCGGCCACGGCACCTCGGCGGCCGACGTGGCCAACCAGGCCGCCGGACAGGCCAGCGCCGCCGTGGCGTCGCAGGACGGCGCCGCCTGGGCTGCCGCCAACGCCGCGTCGCAGCAGGTGGCGTACCAGGCCTCCTCCGCCGCGCAGACGGCGCagtcggcggcggcggccaagTACCAGCAGGCCGCGCAGGTGACTCAGGCAGCGCAGGCGGCGCAGTCTGCCGCCTTCTCCGAGTCTGCGCAAGCCGCCAAGGCCGCCAAAGCCGTGCAGGCTGCAGAGGCAGCCAAGCAGTGGGCCGTGCAGCAGGCGCGCAATCTGGCGCAGGCGCAGGCAGCCGCCGAGGCGCAGGCGGCGCAGGCAGCCCAGACTCTGCATGCTGCGCAGGCGGCCTACAACAACCAGGCCACCATGGCGTGGCAGGCGCAGCAGGCGGCGCATGCGCTGGCGCAGCAGCAGTCTGTTGCTCTCAACGACCTGGACTCCGCGCAGGCCGCGGCGGCGCAGGCCACCTCCGCCGCGCAGAAGGCGCTGGCGCGGGCCAAGGGCACGGGCCACGGCGGcttcggcggcggcggaggctacGGCGGCGGCCACTGA
- the LOC138867361 gene encoding uncharacterized protein, protein MATEKSSSNSRKWFFFAIALVTLSLPFYLYGGIDVGRATMAAAGGAAGAAAAWRSTSCPAPELDLDRRRSLAAALREVEREVAEVAGTKAVVDSKWVLRLESLASQLDPQRALDKPHKAWDFSAWLPDKPRPDASAQGERHVCPEVYLGNKYDWPLYQHGMEQEECHDVPSFGSVLTAVLPAKSWPDDVLQLVLVQIRKLYEIPVVVLVQKGGATANVSQVSFVEMDSSLSDAENLNAAISKVTTPFVLLGESLAHFSNQSSLERLVRVLDDLDHVQVAGGAARDAQGHWSHGCLQQHMANYQAKYTMGYYHSKYECMYCDDLLTPFVTTTKLLRSLAFSAGLSGQALYRDWFAKVRGAGHLAVLCPDVMFFVGDHVNMTADDWLPVARRWALQKVQAFDGREHLFSCESVGISCRNPLGIIQSYLLPPCCVAEMEELIGYLVSYAEQNHLDYELHAGSVLGAIKLGQYLPWDFDTDIVVNCHQFNKWMQIDAYLKTRRIKCKMKVRKKNVYLQVFCPHFFLEIVCHEGVNNSRIHLPAEYRDIPTQALYSGRWVNVRSNPGLYCRNAMGLEVLRHAAHWRTLKTSKEAKARGGYDDPGTWNKCKDPSHHSCLDKYPGDGNLPFTQPFLRP, encoded by the exons ATGG CCACCGAGAAAAGCAGCAGTAACAGCAGAAAATGGTTCTTCTTCGCCATAGCGTTGGTAACACTGTCGCTCCCATTCTACCTGTATGGGGGAATTGACGTCGGCAGGGCGACAATGGCCGCTGCAG gCGGCGCagcaggggcggcggcggcgtggaGGTCGACCTCGTGCCCGGCGCCGGAGCTCGACCTCGACCGGCGGCGGAGTCTCGCGGCGGCGCTCCGGGAGGTGGAGCGCGAGGTGGCAGAGGTCGCCG GCACCAAGGCAGTGGTGGACTCCAAGTGGGTTCTTCGCCTGGAGTCCCTCGCATCCCAGCTGGATCCCCAGCGGGCACTGGACAAACCCCACAAGGCCTGGGACTTTTCTGCTTGGCTCCCCGACAAGCCACGACCTGATGCCAGTGCGCAGGGCGAGCGCCATGTGTGCCCGGAGGTGTATTTGGGCAACAAGTACGACTGGCCCCTTTACCAGCATGGGATGGAGCAGGAAGAGTGCCACGACGTCCCGTCCTTCGGCTCTGTCCTGACGGCGGTCCTCCCTGCGAAGTCTTGGCCAGACGATGTCCTCCAGTTGGTCCTTGTGCAGATCAGGAAGCTCTACGAGATCCCTGTGGTCGTTCTGGTGCAGAAAGGAGGCGCAACGGCCAACGTGAGCCAGGTGAGCTTCGTCGAGATGGACAGCAGCCTCTCTGATGCTGAGAATCTCAACGCCGCTATATCAAAGGTGACCACGCCCTTCGTGCTGCTGGGGGAGTCGCTGGCGCACTTCAGCAACCAGTCGTCGTTGGAGCGCCTCGTGCGGGTGCTGGACGACCTGGACCACGTGCAGGTGGCCGGGGGCGCTGCCAGGGACGCCCAAGGCCACTGGAGCCACGGCTGTCTGCAGCAGCACATGGCCAACTACCAGGCCAAGTACACAATGGGCTACTACCACTCCAAGTACGAGTGCATGTACTGCGAcgacctcctcacccccttcgtcACCACAACCAAGCTGCTTCGCTCGCTCGCCTTCAGCGCCGGCCTCAGCGGACAGGCCCTGTACCGAGACTGGTTCGCCAAGGTGCGCGGCGCAGGCCACCTGGCCGTGCTCTGCCCCGACGTCATGTTCTTCGTCGGCGACCACGTCAACATGACGGCCGACGACTGGCTCCCCGTGGCCCGCCGCTGGGCCCTGCAGAAGGTGCAGGCTTTCGACGGCAGAGAGCACCTCTTCAGCTGCGAGTCGGTGGGCATCTCGTGCAGGAATCCTCTGGGCATCATCCAAAGCTATCTGTTGCCGCCGTGTTGCGTCGCAGAGATGGAGGAACTGATCGGGTATCTAGTCAGCTACGCGGAGCAAAATCACCTGGACTACGAACTGCACGCAGGCTCTGTCCTCGGGGCTATAAAGCTGGGCCAGTACCTTCCTTGGGACTTTGACACAGACATTGTTGTCAACTGTCATCAGTTCAACAAATGGATGCAGATTGATGCATATCTGAAAACTAGGAGAATTAAGTGCAAAAtgaaagttagaaagaaaaatgTCTATCTCCAAGTCTTCTGCCCACACTTCTTTCTGGAAATTGTCTGTCATGAAGGGGTAAACAACAGCCGAATCCACCTTCCAGCCGAGTACAGAGACATCCCGACGCAGGCCTTGTACTCTGGCCGATGGGTCAACGTCAGGAGCAACCCGGGACTCTACTGCAGGAACGCCATGGGTCTGGAGGTGCTCCGCCACGCGGCGCACTGGAGGACGCTCAAGACCTCGAAGGAGGCGAAGGCCAGGGGCGGCTACGACGACCCAGGAACTTGGAACAAGTGTAAGGACCCGAGCCATCATTCCTGTCTGGACAAATATCCTGGGGATGGAAACCTGCCCTTCACCCAGCCTTTCCTGCGCCCTTAG
- the LOC138867327 gene encoding uncharacterized protein, whose translation LGTVTAVDGEWALRLGAVAAELDPRLAATSGAVRERSARLPGLEAPWSVREGAHVCPEAYFGPHFDAPFNQHGMEPEACQGVPPFASVLTALLPAQTWSQEVVTFVVAKIRKLYDIPIIVVASDLGLGGRLGGDARVLVPPPEQSLAEALNDAVGMVETPFVLLGESLAHFSNQSSLERLVRVLDDLDHVQVAGGAARDAQGHWSHGCLQQHMAIYQAKYTMGYYHSKYECMYCDDLLTPFVTTTKLLRSLAFSAGLSGQALYRDWFAKVRGAGHLAVVCPDVMFFVGDHVNMTADDWLPMARRWALEKVHAFDGSLHHFSCELVGISCKSPLGIIRKAFLLPLCCRRLMERYLTHILDYGAAKNLSHELQAGSALGALKMGSYLPWDYDMDVVFECKDFKEWMAIGSLLRSRNSECRATITQHNKYITLYCPNFFLELYCHRYNSTSSAFLPEELRDTPTTIWYAGRWARVTANPGLYSRNKLGLDDLKHAAHWRTLKVTSVGKQKGGYESPGVWRRCRTPAHHACLDRFPADGNLPFLFPFLRL comes from the coding sequence ctaggcacGGTGACGGCGGTGGACGGCGAGTGGGCGCTGCGTCTGGGCGCCGTCGCGGCCGAGTTGGACCCGCGCCTCGCCGCTACGTCCGGCGCCGTCCGAGAGCGCTCGGCGCGCCTCCCTGGGCTCGAGGCTCCGTGGTCCGTACGTGAGGGCGCCCACGTGTGCCCTGAGGCGTACTTCGGCCCACATTTCGACGCGCCCTTCAACCAGCACGGGATGGAGCCCGAGGCGTGCCAGGGGGTCCCGCCCTTCGCCTCCGTCCTGACGGCGCTCCTTCCGGCGCAGACATGGTCGCAGGAAGTCGTCACATTCGTCGTGGCGAAAATCAGGAAGCTCTACGACATTCCGATTATTGTCGTCGCCTCAGACCTTGGTCTGGGCGGGCGGCTGGGAGGCGACGCCCGAGTGCTGGTTCCTCCCCCGGAGCAATCGCTGGCAGAGGCGCTCAATGACGCCGTTGGCATGGTTGAGACGCCCTTCGTGCTGCTGGGGGAGTCGCTGGCGCACTTCAGCAACCAGTCGTCGCTGGAGCGCCTCGTGCGGGTGCTGGACGACCTGGACCACGTGCAGGTGGCCGGGGGCGCTGCAAGGGACGCCCAAGGCCACTGGAGCCACGGCTGTCTGCAGCAGCACATGGCCATCTACCAGGCCAAGTACACAATGGGCTACTACCACTCCAAGTACGAGTGCATGTACTGCGAcgacctcctcacccccttcgtcACCACAACCAAGCTGCTTCGCTCGCTCGCCTTCAGCGCCGGCCTCAGCGGACAGGCCCTGTACCGAGACTGGTTCGCCAAGGTGCGCGGCGCAGGCCACCTGGCCGTGGTCTGCCCCGACGTCATGTTCTTCGTCGGCGACCACGTCAACATGACGGCCGACGACTGGCTGCCCATGGCCCGCCGCTGGGCCCTGGAGAAGGTGCATGCCTTCGACGGCTCTCTTCACCACTTCTCGTGCGAGTTGGTGGGCATCTCGTGCAAGTCTCCGCTGGGCATCATCAGGAAGGCGTTCCTTCTGCCGCTGTGCTGTCGCAGGCTGATGGAGCGTTACCTCACTCACATACTCGACTACGGCGCGGCCAAGAACCTTTCCCACGAGCTGCAGGCGGGCTCGGCCCTCGGCGCCCTCAAAATGGGCTCCTACCTGCCCTGGGACTACGACATGGACGTCGTCTTCGAGTGCAAGGACTTCAAGGAGTGGATGGCCATCGGCTCGCTGCTGAGGAGCAGGAACAGCGAGTGCCGCGCCACCATCACGCAGCACAACAAGTACATCACCCTCTACTGCCCAAACTTCTTCCTGGAGCTCTACTGCCACCGCTACAACTCCACCAGCTCGGCCTTCCTGCCGGAGGAGCTTCGAGATACGCCCACCACCATCTGGTACGCCGGCCGCTGGGCGAGGGTTACGGCCAACCCCGGCCTCTACAGCAGGAACAAGCTGGGGCTGGACGACCTCAAGCACGCCGCCCACTGGAGGACCCTTAAGGTGACGAGCGTCGGCAAGCAGAAGGGCGGCTACGAGAGCCCTGGCGTCTGGAGGCGCTGCCGGACGCCCGCCCACCACGCCTGCCTCGACCGCTTCCCCGCCGACGGGAACCTGCCCTTCCTGTTCCCCTTCCTGCGCCTGTAG